From the Planctomycetia bacterium genome, one window contains:
- a CDS encoding M42 family metallopeptidase codes for MDSSALDFFKQLLDAPSPSGFEQPVQAVVRKYMASFADEVSTDRHGNVYAVKNKQAPLRLMFAGHCDQIGMLVNYIDAEGFIYAATIGGWDPQVLIGQKLVVWTSTGPLNGVTARKPIHLLSDEERRVAVKVKDLWIDIGAKNKEETASHVKIGDPITMELGFRPMLNNLASSTAMDNRTGLWVVMEAFRRASQKSLNCALYSVSTVAEEIGLRGAQTSTYTVDPHVGIAVDVTHATDCPTMDKKQDGDIKVGAGPVVFRGPNMSPVVVERLMKIAEASGIVYQPAASGRATGTDANVMQTSRGGVATGLVSIPNRYMHSPVEVISLDDIDRAADLLAAFACDLQADEDFIP; via the coding sequence ATGGACTCTTCCGCCCTCGACTTCTTCAAACAACTTCTCGACGCTCCGAGCCCTTCCGGCTTCGAGCAGCCGGTGCAAGCGGTCGTGCGCAAGTACATGGCTTCGTTCGCGGATGAAGTTTCGACCGATCGCCACGGCAACGTCTATGCGGTGAAGAACAAGCAAGCGCCGTTGCGGCTGATGTTCGCCGGCCACTGCGATCAGATCGGCATGCTGGTGAACTACATCGACGCCGAAGGTTTTATCTACGCCGCGACGATCGGCGGCTGGGATCCGCAAGTGCTCATCGGTCAGAAGCTCGTCGTGTGGACGTCGACCGGCCCGCTCAACGGCGTCACGGCGCGCAAGCCGATCCATCTGCTGAGCGATGAAGAACGGCGCGTCGCGGTGAAAGTGAAGGATCTGTGGATCGACATCGGTGCAAAGAACAAAGAAGAGACCGCCTCGCACGTGAAGATCGGCGACCCGATCACGATGGAGCTCGGCTTCCGTCCGATGCTCAACAATCTCGCGTCGTCGACGGCGATGGACAACCGAACCGGCCTGTGGGTCGTGATGGAGGCCTTCCGCCGCGCGTCGCAAAAGTCGCTCAATTGTGCGCTGTATTCCGTTTCGACCGTAGCCGAAGAGATCGGCCTGCGCGGGGCGCAAACCAGCACCTACACCGTCGACCCGCATGTCGGGATCGCGGTCGATGTGACTCACGCCACCGATTGCCCGACGATGGATAAGAAGCAAGACGGCGATATCAAAGTCGGCGCCGGTCCGGTCGTGTTTCGCGGGCCGAACATGAGCCCCGTGGTCGTCGAGCGGTTGATGAAGATCGCCGAAGCGTCGGGCATCGTCTACCAGCCCGCCGCGTCGGGTCGTGCTACCGGGACCGATGCCAACGTCATGCAAACTTCGCGCGGCGGTGTGGCGACGGGACTCGTCAGCATTCCAAATCGCTACATGCACAGCCCGGTGGAAGTAATCTCGCTCGACGATATCGATCGCGCGGCCGACTTGCTCGCGGCTTTCGCTTGCGATCTTCAAGCCGACGAAGATTTCATTCCGTAA
- a CDS encoding PLP-dependent aspartate aminotransferase family protein yields the protein MDERDWSFRTRAIHVGQDNDPATGAVVPPIHIASTFVQHHAGEWREFDYSRSGNPTRKAFETTLASLESGCGALAFASGMAATHCVMMLLASGEHVVAGADIYGGTYRLLHKIVDRSGITTSLVDTTDLAALERAFTPQTKLLWLESPGNPLMSISDIAACAEIAHRHGALVGIDSTFATPVLTRPLELGVDIVMHSATKYLGGHSDLLGGALVVRDPELFKRLYFNQNATGAVMGPFEAFLCSRGLKTLELRVREQSRTAQRLAEFLAADPRVARVFYPGLSSHPGHAIAAKQMHDGYGAMLTFEAAGTFAQVKQVCESTKLFQLAVSLGAVESLIEQPASMSHASYAPADRLKHGITDGLIRLSVGLEHFDDLKQDLDQALNALLN from the coding sequence ATGGACGAACGAGACTGGTCTTTCCGCACCCGCGCGATTCACGTCGGCCAAGACAACGATCCGGCGACCGGGGCTGTGGTGCCGCCGATTCATATTGCCAGTACGTTCGTGCAACACCATGCCGGCGAGTGGCGCGAGTTCGATTATTCGCGCTCCGGCAATCCGACGCGCAAGGCCTTCGAGACCACGCTCGCCTCGCTCGAGTCGGGCTGCGGAGCGCTGGCTTTCGCCTCGGGCATGGCGGCGACTCATTGCGTGATGATGCTGCTGGCAAGCGGCGAGCATGTCGTCGCCGGGGCCGATATCTACGGCGGCACTTATCGCTTGTTGCACAAGATCGTCGATCGGTCGGGCATCACGACGTCGCTCGTCGACACGACCGATCTCGCGGCCTTAGAGCGCGCCTTCACGCCGCAGACGAAGCTGCTCTGGCTGGAAAGTCCCGGCAATCCGCTGATGTCGATCTCGGATATCGCGGCTTGCGCCGAGATTGCGCATCGCCATGGGGCGCTGGTCGGCATCGACAGCACGTTCGCCACGCCGGTCCTCACGCGGCCGCTCGAGCTCGGCGTCGACATCGTGATGCATTCGGCCACGAAGTATCTCGGCGGCCATAGCGATTTGCTCGGCGGAGCGCTCGTGGTGCGCGATCCGGAGCTCTTCAAGCGGCTCTATTTCAACCAGAACGCGACCGGGGCCGTGATGGGGCCGTTCGAGGCGTTCCTTTGTTCGCGAGGGCTCAAGACGCTCGAACTGCGCGTGCGCGAGCAAAGCCGCACGGCCCAACGCCTCGCCGAGTTTCTCGCGGCCGATCCTCGCGTGGCGCGCGTCTTCTATCCGGGCCTGTCGAGCCATCCCGGCCATGCGATCGCCGCGAAGCAAATGCACGACGGCTACGGTGCGATGCTCACGTTCGAAGCCGCCGGCACGTTTGCGCAAGTCAAGCAAGTTTGCGAGTCGACGAAGCTCTTTCAACTCGCGGTGAGCCTCGGCGCGGTCGAGTCGCTCATCGAGCAACCGGCGAGCATGTCGCACGCCAGCTACGCCCCGGCCGATCGCCTGAAGCACGGAATCACCGACGGCCTCATTCGCCTTTCCGTCGGCCTAGAACACTTCGACGACTTGAAACAAGATTTAGATCAAGCGCTCAACGCCCTCCTAAACTGA
- a CDS encoding LemA family protein, with product MTSDVTTWIFGGLLLLIAIWVAVLYNGLVRHVNYCKDSWADIDTELKRRHDLIPNLVETVRGYAQHEEQLLARVTAARNAAASNDGPARSHAVDETALSGEVRRLVAVAERYPDLKADRNFLELQTELTTTEDRIQRARRFYNANVRDLNTRVEVIPSNIVAGMFGFTRRDYFEIEYAAEREAPRVSV from the coding sequence ATGACTAGCGACGTCACGACCTGGATCTTCGGCGGCCTCCTGCTGCTCATCGCGATTTGGGTCGCCGTGCTCTACAACGGCCTCGTGCGGCACGTGAACTACTGCAAAGACTCGTGGGCCGATATCGATACGGAGTTGAAGCGCCGTCACGACTTGATTCCGAATCTCGTGGAGACGGTGCGGGGCTATGCCCAGCACGAAGAGCAATTGCTCGCGCGTGTCACGGCGGCCCGCAACGCGGCGGCGTCGAACGACGGCCCGGCGCGAAGCCACGCCGTCGACGAGACGGCGTTATCGGGCGAAGTGCGCCGGTTGGTCGCAGTGGCGGAGCGGTATCCGGATCTCAAAGCCGACCGCAACTTTCTGGAATTGCAAACGGAGCTGACCACCACGGAAGACCGCATTCAGCGGGCACGCCGTTTCTACAATGCCAACGTGCGCGATCTGAACACGCGCGTCGAAGTGATTCCGTCGAACATCGTCGCCGGGATGTTCGGCTTCACGCGGCGCGACTATTTCGAGATCGAATACGCCGCTGAACGCGAAGCACCGCGCGTGAGCGTGTGA
- a CDS encoding HU family DNA-binding protein, producing MAKTTVKAPTQSEVLNNLATATGLTKKQVAAVFDALGAEIKKNVTKGAGVFKLPGGLLKINKKKVAARPAQKNVPNPFKPGETRDIPAKPAYNKVRIVALKTLKDMVK from the coding sequence ATGGCGAAGACCACCGTAAAGGCTCCCACGCAAAGTGAAGTTCTGAACAACTTGGCGACCGCCACCGGTCTGACCAAGAAGCAAGTGGCCGCCGTCTTCGACGCACTCGGCGCCGAGATCAAGAAGAACGTCACCAAGGGTGCCGGCGTCTTCAAGCTCCCGGGCGGTTTGCTCAAGATCAACAAGAAGAAGGTTGCCGCTCGTCCGGCTCAGAAGAACGTTCCGAATCCGTTCAAGCCAGGCGAAACCCGCGACATTCCCGCCAAGCCTGCTTACAACAAGGTGCGCATCGTCGCCCTGAAGACCTTGAAGGACATGGTCAAGTAA
- a CDS encoding PQQ-like beta-propeller repeat protein, which translates to MKTKHRSNIRHARSSLIAGAALLLFGLNFSLNANSVLSPNTATGQETTPKKAAEAPAAEKPAEKPTEKPTEKKPEAPAPAKPAVAAPAQMQIQVQGGAGGVIIQGNVQVKGNVQINGGKVVVNGNAFAVNADGTTTPEDTVFRDPPRPLLQRFKRSETLIEEKRYAEAVEELGEILEEPEDYSYNFDNEGSTRRSLKGEALRRIGALPDEGRAAYELQYGAKAKQLLEKAIQTGDERGLAEVSRRYFHTTAGYQATYLLGMHHLDHDRPLAAALSLRRLKDVANVATQYEPELSLKLATSWARAGAAFNATSVLTAAKQNFPSAEFAVAGESRRWFGRLEQPMDWLAKSTLAAIPSAIDATARIAQWAVYRGDAARNAAGTGGSPLLNRRWAVPFANHPDIEKLIESLRKSHNERDLALLPATHPLAVDDVVLMRSLTGLTAVDFRTGKRIWHGAGDEYAEGLLANNSLSANRQDQQPSPLAMLVDERLWRDAAYGIFSSDSSRAYCVEDQSNQQQDAQVQRMVIQAGGRRISGMGNIPSSNRLAAYELASEGKLVWEIGGPYGMQDPNLADTFFLGAPLPLGDRLYVLAETKGEIRLIVLHAATGKFDWAQQLAVANEAADMNLRRTCGLSPSYSDGVLICPTALGAIVAVDVNDRSLLWGFQYPRAGISTRNQVFMAWQMNGRSTPTDNTDGSAIVVATSAVVAYDLADGKQKWSASLPEAAKPSGRGFFNGKLLFLPLSSAEVASLDIEAGLFTARSKSRSANVPGNLICYRGAVISQGTGGLECFFQLEDLRKEVKDKLAATPEDPAALTSSGELLLDEGKVAEAIDVLRSAYRKKEDPRTRDLFLDALLEGLASGLAANTANLADLEALAIGSGKEEAYYRQRALAHEKAGDKLKALEQYLRLVDGAKLSDDTLRTSANLISISRPRWIRARLDAFASSKDDPALVTALQQEIERRRTAALASDDVAQMRRFLDYFGDHAAADALRIKLSGRLVQTDALLEAENLLRAVVKSTDAALAREATARLARLLVEKGRRDDASVYLERLTGPWATEICLEEKNGRDFVAALLGADAGKATTAHDWPNGKVDVSEVRAQTGVSFRTFPLEFRGERGPYFGRSVIEMDQPQQALVGHDEYGIERWRVSLSEPSRRGINQVNPMVSHIRADGHLIVVSVGHELIAIDTLGTGGRGTSKVLWRQDLTETLPGMGNNFIQQVHLRNVQMNWGVQRFFAQTPDGNPIGMSGPATLRYVSFLRRKALHVVDPLTGKTLWIRHDIDPAAEIFGDEEFLFVSPPNSDQTLVLRASDGEQVKIVSLPKVEERVAAYGRKLLSWRLEAGKPQLALRDMFTEETLWKHQYTVGAKLWPLGTDEVGVMDRKGAFQIVATNDGSHRLQATVPAEQNLSEIYVFRAPGSYLLLTNGPHRQRDGVNIQAVPGGFNNPLINGNLYGFDRKTQKQLYQTRIEAYGLTLHQPEGIPMMVFASQIYENPRNGQVRPPQAVMLCIDKRTGRVLYDKRLTAPINMIDLVGEPEKNAVVLKTMRNTMRFTFSEEPWSDPITQPDPSYKGIGAKPEPGPANVGKALGESAEGLGKVLRDAQKELDKLPKATGTANNAKPAGNVKPADGPKPSGSGTAPIPAKKE; encoded by the coding sequence ATGAAGACGAAGCATCGTTCGAACATTCGGCACGCGCGATCGAGCCTGATTGCCGGGGCCGCGCTGCTCCTCTTCGGCCTCAATTTCAGCCTCAACGCGAACAGTGTCCTCAGCCCTAACACTGCCACGGGGCAAGAAACCACTCCGAAAAAAGCCGCGGAAGCGCCGGCTGCGGAGAAGCCCGCGGAAAAGCCAACTGAAAAGCCTACCGAGAAGAAGCCCGAAGCCCCCGCCCCGGCGAAGCCCGCCGTTGCGGCTCCGGCGCAAATGCAGATCCAAGTGCAAGGGGGTGCCGGCGGGGTCATCATTCAGGGCAACGTGCAAGTCAAAGGGAACGTGCAGATCAACGGCGGCAAGGTCGTCGTCAACGGCAACGCCTTCGCCGTGAATGCCGATGGCACGACGACGCCCGAAGACACCGTGTTTCGCGATCCGCCCCGTCCGCTGTTGCAACGCTTCAAGCGGAGCGAAACGCTCATCGAAGAGAAGCGGTACGCGGAAGCGGTCGAAGAACTCGGCGAAATCCTCGAAGAGCCGGAAGACTATTCGTACAACTTCGATAACGAAGGCTCGACCCGTCGGAGCCTGAAAGGGGAAGCGCTGCGCCGCATCGGAGCGCTGCCGGACGAAGGGCGCGCCGCCTACGAATTGCAGTACGGCGCAAAGGCCAAGCAGTTGCTCGAGAAAGCGATTCAAACCGGCGACGAGCGCGGGCTCGCCGAGGTCTCACGGCGCTACTTCCACACCACGGCCGGATACCAAGCGACTTACTTGCTCGGCATGCACCATCTCGACCACGATCGGCCGCTCGCCGCGGCGTTGAGCTTGCGGCGGTTGAAGGACGTGGCGAACGTCGCCACGCAGTACGAACCGGAACTCTCGCTGAAGCTCGCCACGAGTTGGGCCCGCGCCGGTGCCGCGTTCAACGCCACGAGCGTCCTAACGGCGGCGAAGCAAAACTTCCCGAGCGCCGAATTCGCCGTCGCCGGAGAATCGCGGCGCTGGTTCGGCCGGTTGGAACAACCGATGGATTGGCTTGCCAAAAGCACGCTCGCTGCGATTCCCTCCGCAATCGACGCGACGGCGCGCATCGCGCAATGGGCCGTGTATCGAGGCGATGCGGCGCGCAACGCCGCCGGAACCGGCGGGAGCCCACTGTTGAATCGGCGTTGGGCCGTGCCGTTTGCGAATCATCCCGATATCGAGAAGCTCATCGAAAGCCTGCGCAAGTCGCACAACGAACGGGATCTCGCGTTGCTCCCCGCTACGCATCCGCTCGCCGTCGACGACGTCGTGCTGATGCGCAGCCTGACCGGCCTTACGGCGGTCGACTTCCGCACCGGCAAGCGCATCTGGCACGGAGCCGGCGACGAATACGCGGAAGGCCTACTTGCGAACAACTCCCTCTCCGCGAATCGCCAAGATCAGCAGCCGAGCCCGTTGGCGATGCTGGTCGATGAGCGATTGTGGCGTGATGCGGCCTACGGCATTTTCAGCAGCGATAGTAGTCGGGCCTACTGCGTCGAAGATCAGAGCAACCAGCAGCAAGACGCTCAAGTTCAGCGCATGGTCATTCAAGCCGGCGGCCGGCGCATCTCCGGCATGGGGAACATTCCCTCCTCCAATCGCCTCGCGGCTTACGAACTTGCCAGCGAAGGAAAGCTCGTCTGGGAAATCGGCGGGCCGTACGGCATGCAAGACCCGAACCTAGCCGACACGTTTTTCCTCGGCGCTCCTTTGCCGCTCGGCGATCGGCTTTATGTCTTGGCCGAGACGAAAGGGGAGATCCGGTTGATCGTGCTGCATGCCGCGACGGGCAAGTTCGATTGGGCGCAACAACTGGCCGTCGCCAACGAAGCGGCCGATATGAATCTCCGCCGGACCTGCGGGCTCTCCCCTTCGTATTCCGACGGCGTTCTCATCTGCCCGACCGCGCTCGGAGCGATCGTCGCCGTCGACGTGAACGACCGTTCGCTCCTATGGGGTTTCCAATATCCTCGCGCCGGCATCAGCACGCGCAACCAAGTCTTCATGGCTTGGCAAATGAACGGCCGAAGCACGCCGACCGACAACACCGATGGGAGCGCGATCGTCGTCGCGACGAGCGCCGTCGTCGCCTACGATCTCGCCGACGGTAAACAAAAATGGTCGGCCTCGTTACCCGAAGCCGCGAAGCCGAGCGGCCGCGGGTTCTTCAACGGCAAACTCTTGTTCTTGCCGCTGTCGTCGGCCGAAGTCGCCTCGCTCGATATCGAGGCGGGTCTCTTTACGGCCCGCAGCAAGTCCCGCTCGGCGAACGTGCCGGGCAATCTAATTTGCTATCGCGGCGCGGTGATCTCGCAAGGGACCGGCGGTCTCGAATGCTTCTTCCAATTGGAAGACCTGCGGAAGGAAGTGAAAGACAAACTCGCGGCGACTCCGGAAGATCCGGCCGCGCTGACATCGAGCGGCGAGCTGCTGCTGGACGAAGGCAAAGTCGCCGAAGCGATCGACGTGCTGCGCAGCGCCTACCGCAAGAAAGAAGATCCTCGCACGCGCGATCTCTTCCTCGATGCGCTCTTGGAAGGGCTCGCCTCCGGTCTCGCCGCGAACACGGCGAACCTCGCCGACCTGGAAGCGCTCGCCATCGGCTCCGGCAAGGAAGAGGCCTACTACCGTCAACGCGCCCTGGCCCATGAGAAGGCCGGCGACAAACTCAAGGCGTTGGAGCAATACCTGAGGCTCGTCGACGGCGCCAAGCTGTCGGATGATACGCTGCGTACTTCCGCGAACCTGATCTCGATCAGCCGGCCGCGCTGGATTCGGGCCCGGCTCGATGCCTTCGCTTCGTCGAAAGACGATCCGGCGCTCGTGACCGCGCTGCAACAAGAGATCGAACGTCGCCGCACGGCCGCGCTCGCCTCCGACGACGTGGCGCAAATGCGCCGCTTCCTCGACTACTTCGGCGACCACGCGGCGGCCGATGCTTTGCGCATCAAGCTCTCCGGACGCTTGGTTCAGACCGACGCCTTGCTCGAAGCCGAGAACTTGTTGCGGGCCGTCGTGAAGTCGACCGATGCCGCGCTGGCCCGCGAAGCGACCGCGCGGCTCGCGCGCTTGCTCGTCGAAAAAGGACGACGGGACGATGCCTCGGTCTACCTCGAACGCTTGACCGGCCCCTGGGCTACCGAGATTTGTCTGGAAGAGAAGAACGGCCGCGACTTCGTCGCCGCGCTGCTCGGCGCCGATGCCGGAAAAGCGACCACCGCGCACGACTGGCCGAACGGCAAGGTCGACGTTTCCGAAGTTCGCGCGCAAACGGGGGTTTCGTTCCGCACGTTCCCCCTGGAGTTCCGCGGCGAGCGGGGGCCGTATTTCGGCCGCTCGGTGATCGAGATGGATCAGCCGCAACAGGCCCTCGTCGGACATGATGAATACGGCATCGAGCGGTGGCGCGTCTCGCTGAGCGAGCCGAGCCGGCGTGGGATCAATCAGGTCAACCCGATGGTGAGCCACATTCGGGCCGACGGCCATCTGATCGTCGTCTCCGTGGGGCATGAACTCATCGCGATCGACACGCTCGGCACCGGCGGGCGCGGCACCAGCAAAGTGCTCTGGCGGCAAGACCTGACGGAAACGCTGCCGGGCATGGGAAACAACTTCATTCAACAAGTCCATCTGCGCAACGTGCAGATGAACTGGGGCGTGCAACGCTTCTTCGCACAAACTCCCGACGGCAACCCGATCGGCATGTCGGGCCCGGCGACGTTGCGCTACGTTTCGTTCTTGCGACGCAAGGCGCTGCACGTGGTCGACCCCTTGACCGGCAAGACGCTCTGGATCCGGCACGATATCGACCCGGCTGCCGAGATTTTCGGCGACGAAGAGTTCCTGTTCGTTTCGCCCCCCAACAGCGACCAAACGCTCGTGCTGCGCGCGTCGGACGGCGAGCAAGTGAAGATCGTGTCGCTGCCGAAGGTCGAAGAACGGGTCGCTGCGTACGGTCGGAAGTTGTTGAGTTGGAGGCTCGAAGCCGGCAAGCCGCAGTTGGCGCTGCGCGACATGTTCACCGAAGAGACGCTCTGGAAGCATCAATACACCGTCGGTGCGAAGCTCTGGCCGCTCGGCACCGACGAAGTCGGCGTGATGGATCGCAAAGGGGCGTTTCAGATCGTGGCGACGAACGACGGTTCGCATCGCCTGCAAGCGACGGTTCCGGCGGAACAAAACCTTTCCGAGATCTACGTCTTCCGCGCTCCCGGCAGCTATTTGCTGCTCACGAACGGCCCGCATCGCCAGCGCGACGGCGTGAACATCCAAGCCGTGCCGGGCGGGTTCAACAATCCGCTTATCAACGGCAACCTCTACGGCTTCGACCGGAAAACGCAAAAGCAACTCTATCAAACGCGCATCGAGGCCTACGGCTTAACCCTGCATCAGCCGGAAGGAATTCCGATGATGGTCTTCGCGTCGCAGATTTACGAGAACCCGCGCAACGGTCAAGTTCGTCCGCCGCAAGCGGTGATGCTCTGCATCGACAAGCGAACCGGTCGCGTGCTCTACGACAAACGCCTCACCGCGCCGATCAACATGATCGATCTCGTCGGCGAGCCGGAGAAGAACGCCGTCGTGTTGAAGACGATGCGCAACACGATGCGGTTCACGTTCAGCGAAGAGCCGTGGTCCGATCCGATCACGCAACCGGATCCGAGCTATAAGGGAATCGGAGCCAAACCGGAGCCCGGGCCGGCAAACGTCGGCAAGGCGCTCGGCGAATCGGCCGAAGGGCTCGGCAAAGTGCTGCGCGATGCCCAGAAGGAACTCGACAAGCTGCCGAAAGCAACGGGCACGGCAAACAACGCCAAGCCGGCAGGCAATGTGAAACCGGCGGACGGGCCGAAGCCATCCGGCTCCGGTACCGCCCCGATACCGGCGAAAAAGGAATAA
- a CDS encoding terpene cyclase/mutase family protein yields MAPAASPCRAAAGPEREKWERVVEKGLDWLAARQSTQGHWTANDGHYPTAMTALAGMAFLCEGSTTTQGKHAKNVRAAVDYLISRSRKNGLIGDPAGDDRYTYGHGYSMMFLSQVLGEEEDLERRQELMDVLVKAVQFTGEAQTQAGGWGYVSAKDGSNFDEGSTTITQVQGLRGCRNAGVPVPDKIIDKAVEYIRKCTLPDGGVQYSSQGGGGRPAITAAAIACLFNAGEYDSGYVPKLLDYCKKNLSNIQNEGFGHWHYAHYYYSQVCYREGDEMWKAYREKIFARLISEAGADGSWSQGYIGTVYTTAVNLTILQLELNALPIYQR; encoded by the coding sequence TTGGCGCCGGCGGCTTCGCCATGCCGAGCCGCCGCAGGACCCGAGCGCGAGAAATGGGAACGGGTCGTCGAGAAAGGTCTCGATTGGCTCGCCGCACGGCAGTCGACGCAAGGGCATTGGACCGCGAACGACGGCCACTACCCGACGGCGATGACGGCGCTTGCCGGCATGGCATTCCTCTGCGAAGGCTCTACCACGACGCAAGGCAAGCACGCGAAGAACGTCCGCGCCGCGGTCGACTACTTGATCAGTCGCAGCCGGAAGAACGGGCTCATCGGCGATCCCGCAGGGGACGATCGCTACACCTACGGCCACGGCTACTCGATGATGTTTCTCTCGCAGGTGCTCGGCGAAGAGGAAGACCTCGAACGTCGGCAAGAGTTGATGGACGTGCTGGTGAAAGCCGTGCAGTTCACCGGCGAGGCCCAAACCCAAGCCGGCGGCTGGGGCTACGTGAGCGCGAAAGACGGCAGCAACTTCGACGAAGGCTCGACCACGATCACGCAAGTGCAAGGGCTTCGGGGCTGCCGCAACGCGGGGGTGCCCGTGCCGGATAAGATCATCGACAAAGCGGTGGAATACATTCGCAAATGCACCCTGCCGGATGGTGGAGTGCAATACAGCTCGCAAGGAGGCGGCGGACGTCCGGCGATCACCGCGGCGGCCATCGCGTGCTTGTTCAACGCCGGCGAATACGACAGCGGATACGTGCCGAAGCTGCTCGACTACTGTAAGAAGAACCTCAGCAATATCCAAAACGAAGGCTTCGGGCATTGGCATTACGCCCATTACTACTACTCGCAGGTTTGCTACCGCGAGGGGGACGAAATGTGGAAGGCCTATCGCGAGAAGATCTTCGCCCGTTTGATTTCCGAAGCCGGCGCCGACGGCTCGTGGAGCCAAGGATACATCGGCACCGTCTATACCACGGCCGTGAATCTGACTATTCTGCAGCTAGAGCTGAACGCCTTGCCGATCTACCAACGCTAA
- a CDS encoding MoxR family ATPase produces MSQEPDEGALELTAEASAAVAKLGAARSRIMEQLSTVIVGQTNVIEELLISIFSRGHCLLEGVPGLAKTLMVSTLAQTMNLSFSRIQFTPDLMPADITGTEILDQNDGGKRDFRFLEGPLFANIVLADEINRTPPKTQAALLESMQERQVTVGRVRHKLPDPFFVLATQNPIEQDGTYPLPEAQQDRFMLKVYVEYPSFQEEFEIAKRTTGAASSPVQAVLSGEEIILLQQLVREVPISDHLVRYCLALIRQTRPHEPETPSFIRDQVSWGAGPRAVQNLILGAKARALLYGRTHVTETDLQALAKPVLRHRLVVNFAAESEGVTSDKVVERLLENTPSKEDELTRDVRFQKIFAS; encoded by the coding sequence ATGAGCCAGGAGCCTGACGAAGGCGCACTTGAACTCACCGCCGAAGCCTCGGCCGCGGTCGCCAAACTAGGCGCCGCTCGCAGCCGGATCATGGAACAACTCTCCACCGTGATCGTCGGTCAGACCAACGTCATCGAAGAATTGCTGATCTCGATCTTCAGCCGAGGCCACTGCTTGCTCGAAGGAGTGCCGGGCCTCGCTAAGACCTTGATGGTCAGCACCCTCGCGCAAACGATGAACCTCTCGTTCAGCCGCATTCAGTTCACCCCGGACCTGATGCCGGCCGACATCACCGGCACGGAAATCCTCGATCAAAACGACGGCGGCAAGCGCGACTTCCGCTTCCTCGAAGGTCCGCTGTTCGCCAACATCGTGCTCGCCGACGAAATCAACCGTACGCCGCCGAAGACGCAAGCCGCGTTGCTCGAATCGATGCAAGAGCGCCAAGTGACGGTCGGTCGCGTGCGCCATAAGCTGCCCGACCCGTTCTTCGTCTTGGCGACGCAAAACCCCATCGAGCAAGACGGCACCTATCCGCTGCCGGAAGCGCAACAAGACCGCTTCATGCTCAAGGTCTATGTCGAGTATCCGTCGTTTCAAGAAGAGTTCGAGATCGCGAAGCGCACGACCGGCGCCGCGTCGAGCCCCGTGCAGGCCGTCCTCTCGGGCGAAGAGATCATTCTCTTACAGCAGTTGGTGCGCGAGGTGCCGATCTCCGATCACTTGGTGCGTTACTGCCTCGCGCTGATTCGCCAAACCCGCCCGCACGAACCGGAAACGCCGAGCTTCATCCGCGACCAAGTCTCTTGGGGCGCCGGACCGCGAGCCGTGCAGAACTTGATCCTCGGCGCGAAGGCCCGGGCCTTGCTCTACGGCCGAACGCACGTGACCGAAACCGATCTCCAGGCTCTCGCCAAGCCGGTGTTGAGGCATCGCTTGGTCGTCAACTTCGCCGCCGAAAGCGAAGGGGTGACGTCCGACAAGGTGGTCGAACGGCTGCTCGAAAACACTCCCTCCAAAGAAGATGAGCTGACACGCGATGTCCGATTCCAAAAGATTTTTGCATCCTGA